Proteins encoded by one window of Nicotiana tabacum cultivar K326 chromosome 10, ASM71507v2, whole genome shotgun sequence:
- the LOC142165068 gene encoding uncharacterized protein LOC142165068, protein MSDYVTAATSGNCHYPLSDSLSYAHISPTYQYYLMIEAIKDKIKALEDNKIWELVHLPPGKPPIGCKWVYKMKFKANRDIKRYKARLVAKREDHHDEVYMSIPEGFSSQGKNKGLSMRLTGSEPSCTLLDNNIKLTIVEVDRGGVRTNDGIMHDRGVYQRLIGGLLYLTLTRPNICFIVQTLSQFMHQLKISHMNAALKMVKYVKREPERGILMSSRRSTRMKAYCDVD, encoded by the exons ATGTCTGATTATGTTACTGCTGCAACTTCTGGAAATTGTCATTATCCCCTAAGTGACAGTCTTTCATATGCACATATTTCTCCAACTTATCAGTATTACCTGATG ATTGAAGCAATAAAGGATAAAATCAAGGCATTGGAGGACAATAAAATTTGGGAACTAGTCCATTTGCCACCTGGAAAGCCCCCTATTGGATGTAAATGGGTCTACAAGATGAAGTTCAAAGCTAATAGAGACATTAAAAGATATAAGGCAAGGCTGGTTGCAAAAAGG GAGGATCATCATGATGAAGTTTACATGTCAATTCCTGAGGGGTTTTCAAGTCAGGGGAAGAATAAAGGATTG AGCATGAGACTAACTGGTTCAGAACCATCATGCACTCTATTGGATAACAACATAAAGCTAACCATTGTGGAAGTTGACAGAGGAGGAGTGAGGACAAATGATGGAATTATGCATGATAGAGGGGTTTATCAGAGGCTAATAGGAGGACTCCTATATTTAACACTAACTAGGCCGAATATTTGCTTTATTGTACAAACTCTAAGTCAGTTTATGCATCAACTTAAAATATCACATATGAATGCTGCTTTGAAAATGGTGAAATATGTGAAAAGAGAACCAGAACGGGGGATTCTCATGAGCAGCAGAAGATCAACCAGGATGAAAGCATATTGTGATGTAGATTGA
- the LOC142165067 gene encoding uncharacterized protein LOC142165067 gives MKDLMSRKFDFQDLATVTLTQTCSAVVTKSVAEKSSDPGSFTIPYTIGNFAFAKTLCNLGVSINFMPLAIYKRLGIRRARPTSILLQLANRTVKRPSGIMDDVLVHVGKFVFPIDFVILDCRVDEEIPIILGRSFLATGRALIDCETGELNMRLSDEEITFKVQKSMKRPSEFANYSLIDVVDVIVEEDDEILTIEDPLVICLVNLDEVKGKNWQNGCWL, from the coding sequence atgaaggacttgatgtcccgaaaatttgACTTCCAAGATTTGGCCACAGTGACTCTAACTCAGACCTGCAGTGCTGTGGTGACTAAATCAGTTGCTGAGAAGTCTTCTGatccagggagtttcacaattccctACACCATTGGTAACTTTGCCTTTGCCAAGACACTCTGTAATTTGGGAGTTAGCATAAATTTTATGCCCCTGGCGATCTATAAGAGGTTGGGGATTagaagagctagacccacgtcTATATTGTTGCAGCTGGCTAACAGAACTGTGAAAAGACCCTCAGGTATTATGGATGACGTGTTAGTACAtgtagggaaatttgtgttccctatAGATTTTGTAATTCTGGATTGTAGAgtggatgaagaaattcccataattttgggaaggtcgTTCCTGGCCACAGGGCGAGCCctcattgattgtgaaactggggagctCAATATGAGGTTGAGCGATGAGGAGATAACATTCAAAGTGCAGAAATCTATGAagcgaccaagtgaattcgccaattATTCTCTTATTGATGTCGTGGATGTAATAGTGGAAGAGGATGATGAGATACTGACTATTGAGGATCCTCTTGTTATATGTCTTGTGAATTTAGATGAGGTGAAGGGGAAGAATTGGCAGAATGGGTGCTGGCTCTAG